From Oncorhynchus clarkii lewisi isolate Uvic-CL-2024 chromosome 26, UVic_Ocla_1.0, whole genome shotgun sequence, the proteins below share one genomic window:
- the LOC139384371 gene encoding semaphorin-6D-like isoform X1, with the protein MVWRAGLLLSILLATATHTMSASFPEDSIPLDVVDAHFSRQYPVFRGRLSGNESQHRLDFQLMTKIQDTLFIAGRDQVYLVSLRESYRNEIIPYRKLTWRSGEADRKNCAMKGKHRDECHNYIKVLVPRNDDLVFICGTNGFNPMCRYYRLDNLEFDGEEISGLARCPFDAKQTNVALFADGKLYSATVADFLASDAVIYRSMGDGSALRTIKYDSKWLKEPHFLHAVDYGNYVYFFYREIAAEHNNLGKAVYSRVARICKNDVGGSQRVLEKHWTSFVKARVNCSVPGESFFYFDVLQSITDIININGVPSVVGVFTTQMNSIPGSAVCAFSMDDIEKVFRGRFKEQKTPDSVWTAFPEERLPKPRPGCCAGHGQAESYKTSIEFPDETLLFIKSHPLMDSSVPNIGDEPWFTKTRVRYRLTALAVDNAAGPHGNYTVLFIGSEAGVVLKVLAKTSPLSLNDSILLEEIDLFNRAKCLSNSEDDRHILSLHVDRDTHSVYVAFSSCVVRMPLSRCERHTNCHKSCIASRDPYCGWMPHGACERILPGVLSGYEQDVEFGNTVQLGDCHVFLATTSATDYKSFGDPTSDMELSSTSFTDQPSGPIHPPVPPVLTPTLSPHPGLGPGEGPGLGPGAGFPDLYGSGFVQQDDPATSHSLESLPGGLEGVWEIQAGEANQMVHMNILISCVLAAFLLGALVAGLVVFCYRDSFHKPRHAHKDAESAPSCSDSTGSFAKLNGLFDSPVKEYQPSLDCPKLYTNLLSSGKDLTPNGDTKTMILRDGCQPPELAALPTPESTPVLQQKGLQPIRNQWERANHHGKINGSRKNSNSTSSSIAKSPQFHPSSPPPHPQPHPHPALGHSHIPSAVVLPNATHEYSSGYHGNPTDDVTPPRTLDRKPENMEHLQATPPHSKGSRKEQKRSLDARNTLNDLLKHLNDANTANASSKAILQEGVGSAPRPSRQHLMLEPLGDITEVPPKVPSREASLYSPSSSSSLPRHSPTKRVDVPLPSTPSSPTGSLGMGGSMSGTLERRYGSHHRISSHRHSLTATSPNGVSMGVSLSHQHSMNRGGYMPPTPPSRLDSQRGLHSPHQHPHPPSLSRQSSYSGHGSLPRQGLKRTPSLKPDVPPKPNAFTPQTPQMRVVNKYSY; encoded by the exons ATGGTTTGGAGAGCAGGCCTTCTGCTCAGCATACTGCTAGCTACAGCCACACACACCATGTCTGCCAGCTTCCCAGAGGACAGTATACCCCTGGACGTTGTCGATGCACACT tCTCGCGGCAGTACCCAGTGTTCCGAGGTCGTCTGTCAGGGAACGAGTCACAGCACAGACTGGACTTCCAACTGATGACCAAGATACAGGATACACTGTTCATCGCTGGCAGAGACCAGGTGTATCTAGTGAGTCTCCGGGAATCCTACAGGAATGAGATCATTCCCTACAGG AAGTTAACATGGAGGTCAGGCGAGGCAGACAGAAAGAACTGTGCCATGAAGGGGAAACACAGA gATGAGTGTCATAACTACATCAAGGTTCTGGTTCCCAGAAATGATGACCTGGTGTTCATCTGTGGAACAAACGGCTTCAACCCCATGTGCCGATACTACAGG ctggatAACCTGGAGTTTGATGGGGAGGAAATCAGCGGACTGGCACGATGCCCGTTTGACGCCAAGCAGACCAATGTCGCTCTGTTCGCTG aCGGGAAGCTGTACTCGGCAACGGTTGCTGACTTCCTGGCGAGCGACGCAGTGATCTACCGTAGTATGGGTGACGGCTCGGCCCTCAGGACTATCAAATACGACTCCAAATGGCTGAAAG agCCCCATTTCCTGCATGCAGTGGATTATGGGAACTATGTCTACTTCTTCTACAGAGAGATCGCAGCAGAACACAACAACTTgggcaag GCCGTCTACTCCAGAGTGGCTCGTATCTGTAAGAACGACGTAGGCGGGTCTCAGCGTGTGTTGGAGAAACACTGGACGTCCTTCGTCAAGGCCAGAGTCAACTGTTCTGTTCCTGGAGAATCGTTCTTCTACTTCGATGTTCTACAGtccatcactgacatcatcaaCATCAACGGAGTTCCTTCTGTGGTGGGAGTCTTCACTACACAGATGAACAG TATCCCAGGGTCTGCAGTGTGTGCGTTCTCCATGGatgacatagagaaggtgttcAGAGGACGATTTAAAGAACAGAAAACACCTGACTCTGTCTGGACCGCCTTCCCAGAGGAGAGACTGCCCAAACCCAG GCCAGGCTGCTGTGCGGGTCACGGCCAGGCTGAGTCCTATAAGACCTCTATAGAGTTCCCTGATGAGACCCTCCTCTTCATCAAGTCTCACCCCCTCATGGACTCCTCCGTGCCTAACATAGGAGATGAGCCCTGGTTCACCAAGACACGCGTCAG GTACAGGCTGACAGCCCTGGCGGTGGACAACGCGGCTGGTCCACATGGTAACTACACGGTGCTGTTCATTGGTTCAGAGGCGGGCGTGGTGCTGAAGGTTCTAGCCAAGACTTCCCCTCTGTCCCTAAACGACAGCATCCTATTGGAGGAGATTGACCTGTTCAACAGAGCCAA gtgtctgTCTAACAGTGAGGATGACAGGCATATTTTGTCGCTCCATgttgacagagacacacacagtgtgtatGTAGCTTTCTCTAGCTGTGTGGTTCGCATGCCTCTCAGCCGCTGTGAGCGACACACTAACTGCCACAA GTCTTGTATAGCGTCCAGGGACCCCTACTGTGGCTGGATGCCTCATGGAGCCTGTGAGAGGATCCTGCCTGGAGTTCT GTCTGGTTATGAGCAGGATGTAGAGTTTGGGAACACGGTTCAGCTGGGAGACTGCCATG TGTTTTTGGCCACTACATCAGCGACAGATTACAAATCATTTGGTGACCCGACCTCTG ACATGGAGTTGTCATCTACGTCATTCACAGACCAGCCCAGTGGGCCCATACACCCCCCAGTACCCCCAGTACTCACCCCCACCCTGAGCCCCCATCCTGGGCTTGGTCCTGGGGAAGGGCCTGGGTTGGGGCCTGGGGCTGGTTTTCCAGACCTGTATGGCTCAGGGTTTGTGCAGCAGGATGACCCGGCCACCTCCCATTCACTAGAGTCACTCCCAGGGGGCCTAGAGG GTGTGTGGGAGATCCAGGCGGGAGAAGCCAATCAGATGGTCCACATGAATATCCTGATCAGCTGTGTGTTGGCTGCCTTCCTCCTGGGGGCGCTAGTGGCCGGCCTGGTGGTGTTCTGCTACAGAGACTCCTTCCACAAGCCCCGGCACGCCCACAAAGATGCAGAGTCAGCCCCCTCCTGCAGCGACTCCACCGGATCCTTCGCTAAGCTCAACGGGCTCTTCGACAGTCCTGTCAAG GAGTACCAGCCAAGTCTGGACTGTCCCAAGCTGTACACCAACTTACTGAGCAGTGGTAAGGACCTGACGCCTAACGGAGACACCAAGACCATGATCCTCCGGGACGGCTGTCAGCCCCCCGAGCTGGCCGCCCTGCCCACCCCCGAGTCTACCCCTGTGCTGCAGCAGAAAGGCCTGCAGCCAATCAGGAACCAATGGGAGCGAGCCAATCACCACGGGAAGATCAACGGATCCAGGAAGAACTCCaactctacctcctcctccattgcCAAGAGTCCCCAGTTCCACCCCAGTtccccccctcctcacccccagCCCCACCCCCACCCTGCGCTGGGACACTCCCACATCCCCAGCGCCGTCGTCCTTCCCAACGCCACGCACGAATACAGCAGTGGTTACCATGGAAACCCGACCGACGACGTCACACCGCCGCGCACCCTGGACAGGAAGCCAGAGAACATGGAACACCTGCAGGCCACGCCCCCTCATTCTAAAGGGAGCAGAAAGGAGCAGAAGAGGTCGCTGGATGCCAGGAACACACTGAACGACCTGCTGAAGCACCTGAACGATGCTAACACGGCTAATGCTAGCTCCAAGGCTATCCTCCAAGAGGGGGTCGGCTCAGCACCCCGACCCAGCAGACAACACCTGATGCTGGAGCCTCTAGGGGACATCACTGAGGTTCCCCCCAAGGTCCCCAGCCGAGAGGCCTCTCTttactccccctcctcctcctcctccctgcccaGGCACAGCCCCACCAAGAGGGTTGACGTCCCACTGCCCTCCACCCCTAGCTCCCCCACAGGCAGCCTGGGTATGGGAGGAAGCATGAGCGGCACCCTGGAGAGGAGGTACGGCTCTCATCACAGGATCTCTTCTCACAGACACTCCCTCACCGCCACCTCTCCCAACGGGGTCAGTATGGGGGTGTCGTTGTCCCACCAACACAGTATGAACAGAGGGGGGTACatgccccccacccctccctccagaCTGGACTCCCAGAGGGGGCTTCACTCCCCCCAtcaacacccccaccccccctccctgtCCCGCCAGAGCAGCTACAGTGGGCACGGCTCGCTCCCCCGCCAGGGGCTTAAACGGACCCCGTCCCTAAAGCCTGACGTCCCCCCTAAACCCAACGCCTTCACCCCACAGACTCCTCAGATGAGGGTGGTCAACAAGTACAGCTACTag